A window from Roseburia sp. 499 encodes these proteins:
- a CDS encoding HAD family hydrolase yields MVQAVFIDFYGTVVHEDGEVIRKISQEIFDTGKVRDRSEIGAYWWNEFQTAFLSAYGDNFETQRELEYQSLDKTLQYFNSTADAKILSNKMFEHWIKPPIFEESKQFFEMCPVPVYIVSNIDRDDILKAIEFHGLRPMGVFTSEDAKSYKPRKELFEFALRSTGLSAEQVVHIGDSMSSDIKGASSVGINAVWINRSDREVPDGVSSVRNLLEVYDTDYFK; encoded by the coding sequence ATGGTACAAGCGGTTTTTATAGATTTTTATGGTACAGTTGTGCATGAAGATGGTGAAGTTATTCGAAAAATATCACAAGAAATATTTGATACTGGAAAAGTAAGGGATAGATCTGAAATAGGAGCATATTGGTGGAATGAGTTCCAGACAGCATTTTTGTCTGCATATGGAGATAATTTTGAGACACAAAGAGAATTAGAATATCAATCATTGGATAAAACCCTACAATATTTTAACTCAACTGCTGATGCAAAGATATTGAGTAACAAGATGTTTGAGCATTGGATAAAACCGCCTATTTTTGAAGAGTCAAAACAATTTTTTGAGATGTGCCCAGTACCTGTTTATATAGTATCTAATATTGATAGGGATGATATATTGAAAGCTATAGAGTTTCACGGATTAAGGCCTATGGGAGTATTCACAAGTGAAGATGCGAAGTCATATAAGCCAAGAAAAGAATTATTTGAATTTGCATTGAGGAGTACGGGATTGTCCGCTGAACAAGTTGTACATATTGGAGACTCGATGAGTAGTGATATTAAGGGAGCTTCATCTGTGGGAATAAATGCTGTATGGATCAATCGTAGTGATAGAGAGGTTCCGGATGGGGTTAGTTCAGTTAGAAATTTATTAGAAGTATATGATACTGACTATTTTAAATAG
- a CDS encoding NAD-dependent epimerase/dehydratase family protein, giving the protein MKKILITGGTVFVSQYVASYFVKKGEDVYVLNRNHYPQVEGVTLIEEDRHCLNNRLKKYDFDVILDITGYTKSDVQDLVEALGEIKQYIFISSSAIYPETLPQPFREEQEGGYNSIWGDYGINKYEAEQYLQEQVEQYYIVRPPYLYGPMQNLYREGFVFDCAVQERPFYLPKEGKMPLQFFHVEDLCRFLEILIEQKPKERIFNVGNSEIVDIKEWVQLCYQVAGKIPEFISVDDSRSQRSYFCFHDYGYVLDVSRQNKLLKNTKPLEEGLRESFEWYMQNQDKVRTKPYFEYIAENIK; this is encoded by the coding sequence ATGAAAAAAATACTCATTACGGGAGGAACCGTTTTTGTAAGTCAATATGTAGCATCTTACTTCGTAAAAAAGGGAGAGGACGTGTATGTTTTAAATAGGAATCACTATCCACAGGTAGAAGGAGTTACGTTGATTGAGGAGGACAGACATTGTCTGAATAATCGGCTGAAAAAATATGATTTTGATGTAATTCTGGATATTACAGGATATACGAAAAGTGATGTGCAGGATTTAGTAGAGGCACTAGGAGAGATAAAACAGTATATTTTTATTAGTTCTAGTGCCATTTATCCGGAGACATTACCACAGCCATTTCGAGAAGAGCAGGAAGGCGGATATAATTCTATCTGGGGAGATTATGGAATCAACAAATATGAAGCAGAGCAGTATTTACAGGAACAAGTAGAACAGTATTATATTGTCAGACCACCATATTTGTATGGTCCAATGCAAAATCTTTACCGGGAGGGATTCGTTTTCGATTGTGCGGTTCAAGAACGTCCCTTTTATTTGCCGAAGGAAGGAAAGATGCCACTGCAGTTTTTCCATGTAGAGGATTTATGTAGATTTTTGGAGATATTAATAGAGCAGAAACCGAAAGAACGCATTTTTAATGTAGGAAATTCAGAGATAGTAGACATAAAAGAATGGGTTCAGTTGTGCTATCAGGTAGCTGGAAAAATACCGGAGTTCATATCAGTAGATGATTCACGCTCACAGCGTAGTTATTTCTGTTTTCACGATTATGGTTATGTGCTGGATGTTTCAAGACAGAATAAGCTGTTAAAAAATACAAAGCCATTAGAAGAGGGATTACGAGAGTCCTTTGAATGGTATATGCAAAATCAGGATAAGGTACGGACAAAGCCATATTTCGAATATATTGCAGAAAACATAAAATAG
- a CDS encoding gamma-glutamyl-gamma-aminobutyrate hydrolase family protein yields MFKDRPIIGIMPLYDSEKDSYWMLPGYMKSLEEAGAIPMMLPLTTQSEELDYFLEICDGFLLTGGQDVTPEIYGEEKKSVCGETSSSRDSMDAYIFKKAIEADKAVLGICRGIQIMNAVSGGTLYQDLPSEFESDVEHHMSPPYDRTAHEVELVKNTPIYQVLKEEKIPVNSYHHQAVKKVAEGFEKMAVSTDGLIEGIYMPDKKFVWGIQWHPEFSYEKSEYSRKILKAFLEAAKQ; encoded by the coding sequence ATGTTCAAAGATAGACCAATTATCGGCATCATGCCGTTGTATGATAGCGAAAAGGATAGCTACTGGATGCTTCCGGGATATATGAAGTCTTTGGAAGAAGCTGGTGCAATCCCTATGATGCTTCCATTGACAACCCAGTCAGAAGAACTTGATTATTTTCTGGAAATATGTGATGGTTTTCTTCTCACCGGTGGACAGGATGTTACACCGGAGATTTACGGAGAAGAGAAAAAATCCGTGTGTGGAGAAACCTCCTCATCGCGGGACAGTATGGATGCTTATATTTTTAAGAAGGCAATAGAAGCAGATAAGGCAGTACTTGGAATCTGCCGCGGTATTCAGATTATGAATGCTGTATCAGGTGGAACCTTGTATCAGGATTTGCCGAGTGAATTTGAAAGTGATGTGGAACATCATATGTCGCCGCCTTATGACCGGACTGCGCATGAGGTTGAATTGGTGAAGAATACGCCTATTTATCAGGTGTTGAAGGAAGAAAAAATACCGGTAAATAGTTATCATCATCAGGCAGTGAAGAAAGTTGCAGAAGGATTTGAAAAAATGGCAGTTTCAACGGATGGCTTAATAGAAGGAATTTATATGCCTGATAAAAAATTTGTCTGGGGAATTCAGTGGCATCCGGAGTTTTCCTATGAAAAAAGCGAGTATAGTCGTAAGATTTTAAAAGCATTTTTAGAGGCGGCAAAACAATAA
- a CDS encoding AraC family transcriptional regulator, with the protein MITNEAVNQAIDYIMKNIGRELSVEEIAEHCHFSKFYFCRIFKAETGESIYSFIKRVKMEQSAFRLKVERKRTITDVGYEYGYSPSNYSTVFKQHHQVTPANFRRNICRKSLENPLFCQEDNKWETFAECNQKISIETLEDYYVIYERRIGNYHNLSQDWGMFLDKYQEYMTEETLLLERTFDDPSITDVDSCLYDICMSVDKECTLENTCIIQGGKFAVYHFKGFANEIYAAYQNMFNVWFPQSHYEIDERYGFEIYHSADCENMYMIMDLCIPIR; encoded by the coding sequence ATGATTACAAATGAAGCAGTCAACCAGGCAATTGATTACATAATGAAGAATATTGGGCGAGAACTTTCGGTAGAGGAAATTGCTGAGCATTGTCATTTTTCAAAGTTTTATTTTTGTAGAATTTTTAAGGCGGAAACAGGAGAAAGTATTTATTCATTTATAAAACGGGTAAAAATGGAACAGAGTGCGTTTCGATTAAAAGTGGAGAGGAAAAGAACTATAACAGATGTTGGCTATGAATATGGATATAGTCCATCGAATTACAGTACAGTATTTAAACAGCATCATCAGGTTACACCGGCAAATTTTCGTAGAAATATTTGTAGGAAGTCATTAGAGAATCCACTTTTTTGTCAGGAAGACAATAAATGGGAGACCTTTGCGGAGTGTAATCAGAAAATTTCTATTGAAACACTTGAGGATTATTACGTTATCTATGAAAGACGAATTGGAAATTACCATAATCTGAGTCAAGATTGGGGAATGTTCCTGGATAAGTATCAAGAGTATATGACGGAAGAAACATTGCTCTTGGAGCGGACATTTGATGATCCGTCTATAACTGATGTGGATAGTTGTCTTTATGATATTTGTATGAGTGTTGATAAAGAATGTACTTTGGAAAATACTTGTATAATACAGGGCGGTAAGTTTGCCGTATATCATTTTAAAGGATTTGCAAATGAAATTTATGCGGCTTACCAAAATATGTTTAATGTGTGGTTCCCACAAAGTCATTATGAAATTGATGAGCGTTATGGCTTTGAGATTTATCATAGCGCTGATTGTGAGAATATGTATATGATAATGGATTTGTGTATACCGATTAGATAG
- a CDS encoding lysoplasmalogenase: MYLIMEALMLISLGGLIAVFESGLSEWVIILKSAASLFFVLAGLCGYRKSKGNRKVSLYILLALCCSMAGDVFLALDTEKGIMFILGVASFAAAHVMFSIAFCKMCKIQKRDFAVTGMILGVLLVIMCVGTFDFQGLFPVVIGYAAVISFMVAKALSLWRCRQGRERVTGLMMAGGVAFLVSDLLLFFWMFGVGIPKEMQSANWIMYYLAQMFQAHALNEN, from the coding sequence ATGTATCTTATTATGGAAGCGTTAATGCTCATTTCATTGGGTGGCCTGATTGCAGTATTTGAGAGTGGTCTTAGCGAATGGGTGATTATATTAAAATCTGCAGCAAGTCTTTTCTTTGTATTGGCAGGTTTATGTGGATATCGGAAGTCAAAAGGAAACAGAAAAGTTTCTTTGTATATTTTACTGGCACTTTGCTGTTCTATGGCTGGGGATGTTTTTCTGGCGTTGGATACAGAGAAAGGAATCATGTTTATTCTGGGGGTAGCCAGCTTTGCTGCAGCACATGTCATGTTTTCCATTGCATTTTGTAAGATGTGTAAGATTCAAAAAAGAGATTTTGCGGTGACAGGAATGATATTGGGAGTACTGCTTGTTATTATGTGCGTAGGAACCTTTGATTTCCAGGGATTGTTCCCGGTTGTAATAGGCTATGCAGCAGTTATTTCATTCATGGTGGCCAAGGCACTGTCTCTTTGGCGATGCAGACAGGGCAGAGAACGTGTAACAGGATTGATGATGGCGGGTGGAGTAGCTTTTCTTGTTTCAGATTTATTATTGTTTTTCTGGATGTTTGGGGTAGGGATACCGAAGGAAATGCAGTCCGCAAACTGGATTATGTATTATTTGGCGCAGATGTTTCAAGCGCATGCATTAAATGAAAATTAG
- a CDS encoding biotin transporter BioY, producing the protein MKKSKLSVQDMCMIGASTAIIAIMAQISIPMPAGVPLTMQTFAITLIAIVLGAKNSALATLIYVLLGAIGIPVYANLKGGAGIVVGPTGGFLMTFPIMALLIGLGADFYKKNKAWLIVGILVGTVVNYIGGILWFCFVAKSSFWVGFDACVAPFIPTAILKAVLAVIVGLPVRYTVRRAVCQSN; encoded by the coding sequence ATGAAAAAATCAAAATTATCTGTACAGGATATGTGTATGATTGGCGCATCCACTGCAATTATTGCAATTATGGCGCAGATTTCTATTCCAATGCCTGCAGGTGTTCCATTGACTATGCAGACATTTGCAATTACCTTGATAGCGATTGTGTTAGGAGCAAAGAATAGTGCACTTGCAACCTTGATTTATGTATTGCTTGGAGCTATTGGCATTCCGGTATATGCTAATCTTAAAGGAGGAGCAGGTATAGTGGTTGGTCCAACCGGAGGATTTTTGATGACATTTCCAATTATGGCATTGCTTATAGGTCTTGGTGCAGATTTTTATAAAAAGAATAAGGCATGGCTAATTGTTGGAATTCTTGTTGGAACTGTGGTAAATTATATTGGCGGAATCCTGTGGTTTTGTTTTGTTGCGAAAAGTAGTTTTTGGGTGGGATTTGATGCATGTGTAGCTCCATTTATCCCAACAGCTATTCTTAAGGCGGTACTTGCAGTTATTGTTGGTTTGCCAGTAAGATATACAGTAAGGAGAGCAGTATGTCAATCAAACTAA
- a CDS encoding helix-turn-helix transcriptional regulator translates to MDLKKIGCFLSELRHEHNETQEKLGEILGVSNKTISRWENGNYLPPVEMLQLLSKHYSVSINEILSGERLDSEAYRERAEENLKTTLSKSSFSLQERIVFFRKKWIKEHWLVSAFAIIGSIALLVLGIIVGERYLCVAGMIATVVFPVVSYNRMMAYIERQAYDGKG, encoded by the coding sequence ATGGATTTAAAGAAAATAGGATGTTTTCTGTCAGAGTTGCGGCATGAGCATAATGAGACACAGGAAAAACTGGGGGAGATTCTGGGAGTATCGAATAAAACAATTTCCAGATGGGAGAATGGTAATTATTTACCACCGGTGGAAATGCTTCAGTTACTAAGCAAGCATTATTCTGTCAGTATCAACGAAATTTTAAGCGGAGAACGGTTAGATTCAGAAGCGTACAGAGAGCGGGCAGAGGAAAACTTAAAAACTACATTAAGTAAAAGCAGTTTTTCACTACAAGAAAGAATTGTATTTTTTCGAAAGAAATGGATTAAGGAGCATTGGTTGGTAAGTGCATTCGCTATAATAGGAAGTATAGCGCTGTTGGTGCTTGGTATTATTGTAGGGGAAAGATATTTATGTGTGGCAGGAATGATTGCAACAGTGGTATTTCCCGTGGTATCATATAATAGAATGATGGCTTATATTGAACGACAAGCATACGACGGAAAAGGATAA
- a CDS encoding NUDIX hydrolase: MTKEDCCFTCGNQWFRYRAAAVIIEDGCVLFVKNENEADDYYYSVGGGVHLGEKAEDAVLREVFEETGVPYEIDRLLFLHENFFTGSGSLAGYECHEIAFYYLMKSRGTKELKSDSYTTNSMGTFKENMHWLPICELKKYKAFPSFFAEELLDIPETVKHIVTDER, from the coding sequence ATGACAAAGGAAGATTGTTGTTTTACATGTGGAAATCAATGGTTTCGTTACCGAGCAGCAGCCGTTATTATAGAGGATGGTTGTGTTTTATTTGTAAAAAATGAAAACGAGGCAGATGATTACTATTATTCTGTCGGCGGAGGAGTGCATCTGGGAGAGAAAGCAGAGGACGCTGTACTGCGGGAGGTATTTGAAGAAACAGGAGTACCTTATGAAATAGACAGATTGTTATTTTTGCATGAGAACTTTTTTACGGGTTCAGGAAGTCTTGCAGGTTATGAATGTCATGAAATTGCATTTTACTATTTGATGAAGTCGAGAGGTACGAAAGAATTAAAAAGTGATAGTTATACAACGAACTCTATGGGAACGTTTAAAGAAAATATGCATTGGTTGCCAATTTGTGAATTAAAAAAATATAAGGCGTTTCCATCTTTTTTTGCAGAGGAACTTTTAGATATTCCAGAAACAGTAAAGCATATTGTGACAGATGAAAGGTAA
- a CDS encoding IS1380 family transposase translates to MRWIFMKKLVIEFSNERLITPSGLSLVGQMLGKSSFIKKCNNMKVDGKRSQSQIKNGDILLSYIGLLCQGKTSYDAINEMSDDPEYYKLALGITRAIPSAETLRQRMDDIGSSLREEILNANVAMFHTFHVQPSALESGLVPLDLDVTPMDNSKTHKEGVAHTYKGFDGYAPMMAYIGTEGFLANTELREGSQHCQCNTPAFLKQTLRLGHQLTDKQLLVRMDAGNDAAENLGILIEDGSWFIVKRNLRRGESKEDWIAKVKECCKDIRNPRDGKTVYIGSSWKDVAYTDSEGESKTITMRIVYEVIERTTDKNGQFLLVPDIECNTIWTNLGWSDDDIINGYHAHGECEQFHSEIKTDMDVERLPSGKFDTNELVLELTVLAYNILRLIGQESLKSRRAPKTKHPVKRRRIRTVIGNLIQIAGHVTTHGRRIVLAIGCSNVWRHAFMDVYKRFALA, encoded by the coding sequence ATGAGGTGGATATTTATGAAAAAACTCGTAATCGAATTTTCCAATGAAAGACTAATTACTCCCAGCGGATTATCTCTTGTGGGACAGATGCTTGGCAAAAGCAGCTTCATTAAAAAGTGCAATAACATGAAGGTTGATGGCAAACGTTCCCAGAGCCAAATCAAAAACGGAGATATTCTTCTTTCTTATATCGGACTTCTTTGTCAGGGCAAGACTTCTTATGATGCTATCAATGAGATGTCTGATGATCCTGAGTATTACAAGCTTGCTCTTGGTATCACAAGGGCGATTCCATCTGCTGAGACCTTACGTCAGCGTATGGATGATATAGGGTCTTCATTGAGGGAAGAAATCCTAAATGCAAATGTTGCCATGTTTCATACCTTCCATGTTCAGCCTTCCGCATTAGAATCCGGGTTAGTTCCTTTGGATCTTGACGTCACTCCTATGGATAATTCAAAAACACATAAGGAAGGAGTTGCACACACATACAAAGGATTTGATGGTTATGCACCAATGATGGCATACATTGGCACAGAAGGCTTTCTTGCAAATACGGAGCTACGGGAAGGAAGTCAGCATTGCCAGTGCAATACACCCGCATTTTTAAAGCAGACACTTCGGCTTGGACATCAACTGACAGACAAGCAACTGTTGGTTCGTATGGACGCAGGGAATGATGCTGCTGAAAACTTAGGCATTCTAATCGAAGACGGTTCCTGGTTTATTGTAAAAAGAAATCTTCGAAGAGGTGAATCCAAAGAAGATTGGATTGCCAAAGTAAAGGAATGCTGTAAGGACATCCGTAATCCTCGTGATGGAAAAACTGTTTACATAGGTTCTTCGTGGAAAGATGTAGCGTATACAGATTCCGAAGGAGAATCAAAAACCATTACCATGCGCATTGTATATGAGGTGATTGAACGAACAACCGATAAAAACGGACAGTTCCTTCTGGTTCCGGATATCGAGTGCAATACGATATGGACCAATCTCGGCTGGAGCGATGATGATATCATAAATGGCTATCATGCTCACGGCGAATGCGAACAGTTTCACAGTGAAATCAAGACGGATATGGATGTTGAAAGACTTCCATCCGGCAAATTTGATACAAATGAGCTGGTCCTTGAATTAACTGTGCTTGCGTATAATATTTTGCGATTAATAGGTCAGGAGTCGTTAAAAAGCAGGCGAGCTCCTAAAACAAAACACCCTGTTAAAAGAAGACGTATCAGAACCGTGATAGGGAATCTGATTCAAATCGCCGGACATGTAACAACTCATGGACGACGGATTGTCTTGGCAATTGGTTGCAGTAATGTATGGCGTCATGCATTTATGGATGTTTATAAGCGTTTTGCTCTGGCCTAA
- a CDS encoding MATE family efflux transporter has protein sequence MDLEKIRENRVKMILQFSIPSIIAMVLTSMITVVDGFFIGNYVGKAGMAAVNLGLPIVYLYLAIGLMISVGGVAIAGMAFGAGDRKKCNDVFNQTILTTIVVSFIISVIVFLCFQPMLRVLHADGQIAVYFKEYYLIMLLELPIMVVNSSFGMFIRGEGNPQFFMKTNILNVLLNVVLDYFFSRWLHWGVAGIAVASLLSAVVTLTYIIYFFIRRAKVYRFHKFSFDKEVLKSTILNGSSEFIGEMSMSISMFAYNLVIMRNVGVDGVTAFTIVGYVSYVFSMIIVGFGQGASPLISFVYGGEEHELARKIRKNTNQFVLGAGIVVILIMTIVSDVYSGLFVDDSLVKSMIKSGMIIYMSSFLFSGINTITSFYFTSIGKAKESAIISSSRGWVILLICIFTLPLFWGMQGVWLVAPVTEGVTILLSIMFIWKDKR, from the coding sequence ATGGATTTAGAGAAGATTAGAGAAAACAGGGTGAAGATGATTTTGCAGTTTTCAATCCCTTCTATTATTGCAATGGTACTCACTTCGATGATTACAGTTGTAGATGGATTTTTTATCGGAAACTATGTTGGAAAAGCGGGAATGGCAGCCGTAAATTTGGGATTGCCTATTGTATATCTGTATTTAGCAATCGGATTAATGATATCAGTAGGTGGGGTTGCTATTGCAGGTATGGCATTTGGTGCCGGAGATAGAAAGAAATGCAATGATGTTTTTAATCAAACAATTTTAACAACCATTGTGGTTTCGTTTATAATAAGTGTTATAGTATTTTTATGTTTCCAGCCGATGCTTCGGGTTCTGCATGCAGATGGGCAGATTGCAGTATATTTTAAAGAATATTATTTAATTATGCTATTGGAACTTCCGATTATGGTGGTTAATTCATCTTTTGGAATGTTTATTCGGGGAGAAGGAAATCCACAGTTTTTTATGAAAACAAATATATTAAATGTTTTACTAAATGTCGTGTTGGACTATTTCTTTTCCAGGTGGTTGCACTGGGGCGTGGCAGGAATTGCAGTAGCTTCCTTGTTATCAGCAGTAGTTACCTTAACATACATTATTTACTTTTTTATTAGAAGAGCAAAAGTGTATAGGTTTCACAAATTTTCTTTTGATAAAGAAGTATTAAAAAGTACTATATTGAATGGAAGTTCTGAGTTTATTGGTGAGATGTCCATGAGCATTTCCATGTTTGCGTATAATCTGGTAATTATGAGGAATGTTGGCGTGGATGGAGTGACGGCATTTACTATTGTGGGATATGTGTCTTATGTGTTCAGTATGATTATCGTTGGCTTTGGACAGGGGGCAAGTCCACTTATCAGTTTTGTTTATGGAGGAGAGGAACATGAACTTGCCAGAAAGATTCGCAAGAATACGAATCAGTTTGTATTGGGAGCCGGAATTGTTGTAATACTCATTATGACAATAGTTTCTGATGTGTATAGTGGTCTTTTTGTAGATGATAGTCTGGTGAAAAGTATGATAAAGTCCGGGATGATAATATATATGAGTTCTTTTCTATTTTCAGGAATTAATACAATTACCTCATTTTATTTTACGTCTATCGGAAAGGCAAAAGAGTCAGCAATCATATCATCTTCCAGGGGATGGGTTATTCTTTTAATCTGCATTTTTACCTTACCTCTATTTTGGGGAATGCAGGGAGTATGGTTGGTAGCGCCTGTGACAGAGGGAGTTACAATCCTGTTAAGTATTATGTTTATTTGGAAAGATAAGAGGTAA
- a CDS encoding pyridoxamine 5'-phosphate oxidase family protein encodes MTKREREVTDIQEILAILDKCKVVHIGLVDKDQPYIVPMNYGYTYENGELTLYLHGATKGYKYDLIKANPKVCFEMECDVMPFEGRIACQYGMVYSSIMGKGTAEIVEDVEEKIRDMSILMKTQTGKDFEFNEQLVSIVNVIKIHVTEFTAKRRPMPEGMQNL; translated from the coding sequence ATGACCAAAAGAGAACGTGAGGTAACAGATATTCAGGAGATTCTTGCGATTTTAGACAAATGTAAAGTAGTACATATCGGTTTGGTGGATAAGGATCAACCTTATATTGTGCCCATGAATTATGGTTACACCTATGAAAATGGAGAACTGACCTTGTATCTTCATGGAGCAACTAAGGGCTACAAATATGATTTAATCAAAGCAAATCCTAAGGTTTGTTTTGAAATGGAATGTGATGTAATGCCATTTGAAGGAAGGATAGCTTGTCAGTATGGCATGGTTTATTCCAGCATCATGGGAAAAGGAACAGCAGAAATTGTAGAAGATGTGGAAGAAAAGATAAGAGATATGTCCATTCTTATGAAAACTCAGACAGGAAAAGACTTTGAGTTTAATGAACAACTAGTTTCTATTGTAAATGTAATAAAGATACATGTAACAGAATTTACAGCAAAGAGAAGACCAATGCCGGAAGGAATGCAGAATTTATGA
- a CDS encoding DegV family protein, producing MKVILSADRTCDLTDELRETYGVETIPYHISLEGKDYTDNVDITPEELYQAFWDRKVLPKTSAINAFEYKNYFEQWTSQGYAVIHFCLGSALTSSYQNCCIAAEELENVYVIDSCNLSSATGLQILDCRKKIDEGMAPEEIYEYFSHNQQKYHGSFVIDTYEFLKAGGRCSAITAFSANLLNIKVSIEVDNTSGGMNVGKKYRGKQDKVLKQYVKDKLTQYPDIVRDKIFITHSGIDEKYIELVRQTIEETMSFEHIYVTKASCTISSHCGPGTLGILFATEEARE from the coding sequence ATGAAGGTTATATTGAGTGCAGACAGAACATGTGACTTGACAGATGAGCTTAGAGAAACATACGGTGTAGAGACAATTCCTTATCATATCAGTCTGGAAGGAAAGGATTATACAGACAACGTAGACATTACACCGGAAGAGTTGTATCAGGCATTTTGGGATAGAAAAGTGTTGCCAAAAACATCTGCAATCAATGCATTTGAATATAAAAACTATTTTGAACAGTGGACAAGCCAAGGATATGCAGTTATTCATTTTTGTCTTGGAAGTGCATTGACAAGCTCTTATCAGAATTGTTGTATTGCAGCAGAAGAATTGGAAAATGTTTATGTAATTGATTCCTGTAATTTATCATCCGCTACGGGACTTCAGATTTTAGATTGTAGGAAAAAAATAGATGAAGGTATGGCACCGGAAGAAATCTACGAATATTTTTCACATAATCAGCAGAAATATCATGGAAGCTTTGTAATTGACACCTATGAATTCTTAAAAGCCGGTGGAAGATGCTCTGCTATAACAGCTTTTAGTGCTAATTTACTGAATATTAAGGTCAGCATCGAGGTGGATAATACCTCTGGTGGAATGAATGTTGGCAAAAAGTATCGTGGAAAACAGGACAAGGTGTTAAAGCAATATGTAAAAGATAAACTAACACAGTATCCGGATATTGTCAGGGATAAAATTTTTATTACTCACTCTGGAATTGATGAGAAATATATTGAATTGGTACGTCAGACTATTGAGGAAACCATGAGTTTTGAGCATATTTATGTTACCAAGGCAAGTTGTACGATATCCAGCCATTGTGGACCGGGAACACTGGGAATTTTATTTGCAACAGAAGAGGCAAGAGAGTAG
- a CDS encoding DUF1284 domain-containing protein, whose protein sequence is MSIKLRPHHLLCTQGYSGKGYSNEFVENMNEVVRRLRTEEATEVTIVYSTDDLCAHCPSMEGTDLCSTQEKVKSFDRKTAEYFNIEEKTYIYQEIIQEIDNQMTPERMDDICQGCKWYSISSCKKNILAKKTV, encoded by the coding sequence ATGTCAATCAAACTAAGGCCACATCATTTATTATGTACTCAGGGTTATTCCGGTAAAGGTTATAGTAATGAATTTGTGGAAAACATGAATGAAGTTGTAAGAAGACTTCGTACAGAAGAAGCAACAGAAGTAACCATTGTGTATTCTACAGATGATCTTTGTGCCCATTGTCCAAGCATGGAAGGAACAGACTTGTGCAGTACTCAGGAAAAAGTAAAATCTTTTGACCGTAAAACGGCAGAATACTTCAATATCGAAGAAAAAACATATATCTATCAGGAAATCATTCAGGAAATTGATAATCAGATGACACCGGAACGAATGGATGATATTTGCCAGGGATGCAAATGGTATTCCATTAGTTCCTGTAAAAAGAATATTTTAGCAAAGAAGACAGTGTAA
- a CDS encoding GNAT family N-acetyltransferase, translating to MQVIDSERFTLRPIHKSDVEDIFEIFSDKEVMKYYDLLPFNSIEDAIAQVDIFRKSFEDKSMIRWGIELKENKKIIGTCGFFAFSEDSMKAEMGYELNRNYWNSGIMSEALRLIIEFIFSQTKINRIEAYVEPQNIASMKLLETLKFTKEGLLRQYEIGNCETSSQS from the coding sequence ATTCAGGTAATAGATAGTGAACGTTTTACATTAAGACCTATCCATAAGTCAGATGTTGAAGATATATTTGAGATTTTTTCAGATAAAGAGGTAATGAAATATTATGATTTATTGCCGTTTAATTCTATAGAGGACGCAATTGCACAAGTCGATATTTTTCGTAAGAGTTTTGAAGATAAAAGTATGATAAGATGGGGAATTGAATTAAAAGAAAACAAAAAAATAATCGGAACTTGTGGATTCTTTGCATTTTCAGAAGATAGTATGAAGGCTGAGATGGGATATGAATTAAATCGTAATTATTGGAATAGTGGAATTATGAGCGAAGCACTTCGTCTTATAATAGAGTTTATTTTTTCGCAAACAAAAATCAACAGAATAGAAGCGTATGTTGAGCCTCAGAATATAGCGTCTATGAAATTATTAGAAACCTTAAAATTCACTAAAGAAGGTTTGCTTCGTCAATACGAAATAGGTAATTGCGAAACAAGTTCGCAATCCTGA